The genomic window CACTTGCTTTTCTCTTTTCCATTCCCTTCCTTATTTTCCTATGTCCCTTGCCGATTTTACTCTTAAAAAATAGCCTTCTTCCACCTTGGAATAGCATCATTCAATTTTTCATAGAGGCCTCAGTTCAACACATCGAGCAGAGAAGAAGAGAAGCACACTAGTCTGGCTTTAGAGAAATACTAGATTTGCTTCctagttcccttctctttaattttcttgtttatatTGCGATCATGAATATGAATAATTGTTTTGTTCTTGTTCTTGTTCTaattaaaatggcttaaattaATTCGTGTTAGATTGATTGGATTCTGTccacttgaattattaaaatcatgtttttgttgttaattaaataaaatcatgcttaagttatacttgcattataaaatGTAAGGTAATAATGAATTAATCATTGAacgtattgaaattataattaattgacacattatttaattggtgcatgtttattcttctaaggtagttgaaggttaaattagcgacggtattaaacggtacattagtcttacataacttgcaagattattgtgattaaactatttcaatatagaaatatattgtttcctcacttaatcttatatgtgcttatgaagattgattaattgtttgaattgacattgaAAAGTGTTCAAGATATTGGTTAATTTATTAAGTATGTATTTGCAGTAGttaacaaaataccaagttgccatgaaaatattcgtaacaatatgaacttcagtttagtaattctaagttaaggaatTTGGTGGTCAGCGTTCGCGTTGCGAGTGCTCGTGACGATCAACGTTATCTTCACTCGGACCTAGGGGTGTGCTAAACATAGTAGAAAAATTGTATACCCCAAACATTTGCCTAAGAGGGGTGAAGTACTGTGATGGTAATGGGTCGGGAAGAGTGGAGTACTGCGATGGTAATGGGCTGAAGATATCAAACATCATCAATGATCTCAAATCAAGTAGATCAGAATCGAATCTGGGAAACTCTAAATGATATCCGTGGTCTGACGAGCCCGGGAAATAGTCATCAACCCCTAAGTCTGGATGATTAGAACAATCCCTAGACTGTGTATAAGACCGCTTGGGGTCGGACGTCAGCTCAGGTTTGGGTGAGGGCTCTGGCTCGAGTGCAAGAGGTGGCTGTGGAAAGAGATTGGAAGGTTTCCCAAGGCGTTGCATGTGTAAGGGGACTACCATTGATTGCCCACCAAATAAATACGGTTTCCCCATCTCGTagtaccattgtatgtactctaaTGAGGGTTGCAAATTGAAAGAACGATCCATGTGAGGCCCTTGCCCCATCCAGTTGTTCCACACTGCAATATATTGTTGATGCACTACCGCCCAATTATTTCTCTGTTTTCCCCTCTTTTTAATCTCATGGTTCTTCCCCAATTGCACTGGCGATGTCGGGATATACTATATGTATCCAAACTGCCAGAGTGTTAATGCACCACGGGTGTGAGTGGATATGGGCAAACGAGGGAATAATAGCCGCAATTTCTAGGAAGGAATAGAGCATTCAAATGAACTGCACaattaataacatggttatatTAACATAGGTCGAGTAAGATAGATAAAGTAATTAAATGTCACGAATATTGGAATAACTGACCCCCTCCCTAGCATGTGTCTCAATCATTAGATGGTATATCAGAACCGTGTATGATCTCTTAATACTCGGATTAGTACTCCATCtatgaaaacaaaaaaacttaTTAGAATCATATCAtagaaaaaaatgtcaaataattGCTATAATAGGTAAAATTTTATCACCTATTCACGAGTGGAAATACACATGCTTGGTGACTAactgatgccaagaatggcatccggtAAAGCGCCCAAGACTACAGAAATATGAGGCATTTGCCTCTGTCCACGGCAGAAGGCTTTGTTGTTTGAAAAAGCTCACGATACAACATAACTAGTACTACGGAACCCCAACTATACGAACAAACGTTATGAAAATTAGTTAACAGAGGAAAGTACATTAAATGGACCTTGTTGTTGTTTGCATCCAGCATGAGTACACCTTTTATAATGTTCATAATGTACGCTCGAGCAGTGCACATCACCTCCCGCTTAGTGGCAGTAATCGATAAATGCTCGAAATTGGCCTTCAGTCATAAGAACCTCAAACCCGTAAATTTCGACTCAGCATCACCAGGCAAGACTCCCAATATGTTATAACAAACGACAGCCAACTCAGAGATCGTACTTACGCTCGTTATTGCACTCTCATCAACTGGAAGCCCGAGTTGCAATGCAACATCCTCTAGAGTGATGGTGTATTCCCCACATGGCAAATGAAAAGTGTAGGTCTCAAGGTGCCACCGCTCGACCAAAGCAGATATTAAGTCGTACCACAAATCAAACGTCTAAATCAATGCCGTTGACCCATCAATGCCACTGACTCCAAGTATGGCATTAGTCGTTCATCCGACAGATATCCTAAACCATTCACACGACCCATCAATGCGTAGTATGGGCCCTTAACACTATTACATTACAGAAATAgttaatataacataatttaattctaTAAATGACGTGGAACTTTTATAAGGGGACTCGTGAGTAACAAATAACAATCTTATTACCATCTTATTAACGTTTTTGATATGTGATCATCATCAATAATCAAAGAACTCATTTAGATATctgcaattttaaaaaaatgagttcAATTAGTTTCTTACAAAAACCACATTTCggtaattaatttatatttgggTCTTTTTATCCCACtaatagaaaaatattattaaagtaCAGAAATgtgcactacaccaaaacaggcttttagcggcatttttagaggcgtttggacaaaaaacgctgctaaaaatcgagcattagcggcgctttacataaaacaccgctaaagatcgagcattagcggcgctttaaaaAAAAGCGGCAAAAAATCTAAGCCTAACGACATCGTTTCCTGACCTTTtggggctttagcggcatttttgaaaaagcaaaaacattttatctgtcaatttatttttaattgaataattgttaaaaatggataaatttgaaataatgacacgtagaaataatttgaaataaaaaacatagaaaaatatttgttaaaaatagaaaaattaaactactattatttaaaataattttaaatttttttgagtacatgactgattgatttttaatttatatattaaataatttcatatataattgtaaaagatagatagtattaattttaaaatatttaattaattatcattatagtttagggtttaatatatatggtttattgtatatggttaatttaggatttaagccggcttaggagttacaattttaaggtttatagattatggaattagggattatggattagggattctagtttaagggttgtgatttaggggttaagggttaagggttagagattaagagttaaggatttagggtttatggattTGGTGTCaagttagggtttaaggtttagattaattagtgtgttttaatttatattaaataaggtttaggggttaggggttaagaaTTCGTTGTtaggggtttatggtttatgttttatgatttaaggtttaggagaTAGGGgttaaaggtttaaggtttaatcgattttaactattttatgattattaaagaTTTAAGGATTTTTTTGGATGGTATTTTAAGGATTAGGGGGTATGGATTTaggggttgggatttaaggtttatgggttaggggttaagggttaagagttaggaatttagggtttagagattcTGAGGTCGAATCAAGGTTTTGGgcttagattaattagtttttttaaaatatattttaaaaatttaatctaaaccatttgatatattaaaatattagtttaaatagaattaataaataagttaaaatagtattgatatatatatggatGGATATATATTTAGGTAcgtataattaattattttggatatataggaccaaattataagaaatgaaataaaaatacaaacaaaaaagacaaaaaaacctaaaatttataatttaatataaatcttATAAATATTACCTAAAAAGTTTAGAATTATTTATCTTAAACGTCACCATTTAacttaagtaaattaatttttaatggtgttttttacaaaaaaaaatgccaCAACTATGCATTAAAGCTTAATAAAACGGCCCTTCTAATTAGaactttaattttacaaaaatcattttatttaaaaaaaatgccgCCTTCTTATCCCAATTTTCCCCAGCTGAAACCCCTAATTTTTCCCCTCTTCTTCGCAGTCTATGAGCATTTCGCTTCTTCACCCTTTTCAAACTCATttctttctcctcttctttctttttctcggATCTTCTTTCTCCCTCTCTCCAAAGTTCTTTGATTCTTTCCGTCTCCTTTCCGCTCGCTCTCTGGTAATTTCATCTTTTCGAGCAGGGCCGGTCTAGCCAATCTCTACCAGGACGGTTTAATGTTGACCTTCGAGGGTCATAAGATCCAAGGCTCTCAGAGCATCGTCGCTAAACTCAGCAACCTTCCTTTCTAGTGGTGTCAGCACAGCATCACCGTCGTCGATTGTCAGCCCTCCGGTGTTGGCGGCATGCTGGTTTTCGTCAGTGGTACCCTCCAACTCGTCAGTGGTTTCGTTTCGTAGGTAAGCTCTCTTTAACCATGGCTTAATTAATCATACGAAGACCTTAattaatcataccaaaattaGCTCAAGTTGGATATTACAAGGTTCAATCGAAGTTTAGTGTTGGAAACTGCAATTATTGACTTAATTCGCTGATTCGGTTAGAAAAAGCAATTTAAGTATTTGAATTTTacttctcaaaagaaaaaaatagtgattttaatgttaatggagtgttttacatagtaaatagttaataaaaataagcataaattctgtgttttatttatttacagtttGGTAAGGTTTAGATGTGATTTGGGGAATGGGTTTTGtcattgaaattgaatcatttttgTTTACTATTTGTTGGAGAAGAAATTAACTGAATCATTATGCCAATATGACAGTATTTTTGTAGTTAGATGAGTTTCTGTTCACTTATGAGTTGAAAAGTAAAACAGAGTTGGCTGGATCATGTGATCATATAGGTGAAGGATGattgtatttttttcattattttttatttttttagagaaCTGAGTTTTTCCTTTGGTAAAAATTGGGGCTCAGGATTGAATCAGTGGAGTCTGGATCTTAACAATTCAATTAAGTGTGATTTTGTTGTTTACATTTTCTGGAATTGTATATTCTGCATTCATTTTGATCTATAGTAATTAAACTTGAGAAGGTTAAATAAATGTAAGATAATCAAATTGTAGATTCGTATGGAAACTCCATCTGGGATTAAGGACTCCATTCCTGCTTGGATCAAGTTCTCAGTTCAAGCACCGGGTGAAATCCCAAACAATGGAATATACTATGATCCACCAGAAGAGGTATTTTTAGTGTTTGTTTGTTCTTTACATTCTGTTGGAAGCATTAGAGGGCTATAGTTAAGTTAAGTtgctaattttattttcttatctaCCTGTGTATCTGAATGATGTTTTATGAATACAGCCATGCTTCCAATAAGATGCCATTGGTTGTTCGCtaaaataaagagataaaaaaaaaggttgaagaaggtgaagaatttctgtttcagtttctttttctgtctttgcttaaaaaaaatcttttttctcATGAGTATTAAATTGCTCTAACAGAAGGAAATGTGAATGTTTGATTTAATGGCATTCAAACATGTTGACGCATTTGTGTTTTCCTGCTGTTCTGTATGTCTGTAGTGATAGTCTCAGCAAGGAAGCCAGAGTTCTTCCAAATGTCACACCCATTATATGAGGTTGTGACTGGTGAGGGCTTAATGCGTCCATGCTTTAAGACTCGTACAGGTGATCTATGTTTGTACCTTATGTTTTGATCTTATTTCTTCTTTATAATGTAACATTTTATGTGGACGAAACCATGAGAGTGAAAGAGAAACCATTTACTTATCTGTTTTGATCCAGTTTCTTGGTTGTCATTGATGCCAGCATATGGGCCAAATTTTGGGGTTGAGAGAGATAATACCATTGAGTGGGTATATTATTTGGGTATTTGAAAGCTATGTAATGGCTGCAGCATTTTCCATAGCTAAAAATTCAGCCAAATAATTCTTCATATTGTTCTAAATATCTTCTCAACCAAAAGTTGAGGATGCTGAGAAATTACTCCCTGTTGACATATGGACTTTTTAGCTTTTGATGACAGTGCACTTTTGGCACTCTGAGCCAATGATTTAATTGTTGAATATATTTGTCTTGTCTTGCAGTGTGTGCCAAAAAGAAGAAATCATAGTTTGCTCATGATTTGCAGTTCTTACTTATTCATCTTTTGTTTCATCTGCAAGAGGTTTGTACTCGGGGGAAAGTGCTCAGATGGTTGAGAATTCCCTAAATATCCATGGAGATGAGATTCTTTATGTTGGTGACCATATTTACACTGATGTAAGTCAATTCAAAGTCCATTTACGATGGCGAACGGCATTGATTTGTCGAGAATTGGAGGAAGAGGTATGAATATGTTCTTTTATTATGTTTACTATTTCTAGATGGAAGCTGAATTTTGTGTTTCAAAAGTTCAGTTCTATTTTGTGCCAATattttattgtaatgaatttctCACTTTCTAGTCTATTGAGGATGAATTTAATCAGAACTATAAAGTGAAGTGAAAGGGACACCATTTAACTTGCAGTATTAATTACTGGACTTGTGAACTGTTAACGAAAATAAGGTTCATTTGAGATCGCTGAATTTCAACTATGGACAAAATTAAGTGGCAATGCATTCTTTTAAATCCTGACTGCTGAGTGCTGAAAATGGTCTTTATTTTGTGAAACAACAGTATAAGGCTTTAATACATAGTCGTGGTCCTCGTGCAACTGTGGTAGAGCTTATAAATCAAAAGGAGGTTGTAGGGGATCTCTTTAACCAACTACGGTTGGCTCTGCAACGCCGAACCAAAGGACGCCCAGCTCAGGTGACTTGATCCTATTAAATGATGCCCCTTGTAATCCCTTGGATTTTAGATCCCTGCTTAATGCTACAGTGCGATTTCTGTTTAGTATAATTTACTGCTGTCTCATCCCTGTAAAAGGATgttctataattttgtaaatcatgCAAATTTATACCTGTTATCTTATTATCATTGATCTTCTGAAACGGCAAGCAGCATTCACACTCTCTCAGGCTTCTTGCAgtataatttcttttcttttttctgaaATCATGCTTATATTTATTCTCAAAATTTGTAACTAAATGGTTGGATCATAAAAAGCATATATTCATGGAAAAGGTGTTTATTGCAATGGTGAAATAACAAAATTCTTGATTCCTTCTCCATGGTTTTAGACACTTGCTGCAACTAACATGGATGACCGAGAACTGACAGAGAACATGCAGAAGCTGCTTATTGTTATGCAAAGGCTTCAGTACAGTCTTCTCCTTGCACAACTTTTTGCCCAGGTATGCTTTGGATGACATAGGTTTTGGATCCCATGTGTATCTCAGTTTATGGTAGAATGGACAAAATGTTTTCCAAGCATCTGATGCATCTTCTCAGCATGCAATGTCTAAAGTTGGAGAGGAGTTCATGGCAGGGGTTTTAGATCATCTTCCCTCAATTTTGGCATTCACAGCACCACTTCCAAATAGGTTTATTCTCTACTTCTTGCACATATGTATTTGCTGCACATGATAATATTCCTGTAATGCATTCATGTATTCTAAATCTACTTTGATTTTATGTTCAAATTTTTTGTCTTCAGTTATGATCGCATACAACCTAATACATGGAGTGGAGCATATCAATGCTGGGGCAAAGAAAGAGAAGcacattgtattttttattaccttGCAATGTGTATAGTCATAGGCAAGCTCAACTAGTCATTCTGTttctcatatgtattatttattttagttttgattctaaatttttatttttactttaatatttatgacaacttgagttctaacttttggattttaattgtgttattaatttattattttaaattctaaaacaaaattcattaatttttatatttagttttaaagttaaaaattttcatagaaaatttaatttaaataatatatttttatttatccttaaaaaatatatttaaagttcaaattttaaaaataaaacataatataatatttatcataaaaataaatattatttgattaaaataatttttttaaaggttatgtttttagcggcgtttgtgataaaagcgccactaaaggtcaaGATCTTTTGCGGCGCTTGTGATAAAAGTGGCGCTAAAGGTCAagattttttgcggcgtttgtgataaaagcgcaGCTAAAGGTcattatttttagcggcgttttttcagaTAAACGTCGCTAAATTTAGAGGCCTAGTCTATAGCGGCACTTTTAGTTGCGcttgtaaaagcgccgctaatacttttagtggcgcttaaaagcgccgttaaaggcctaaaaaagcaccgctaaaagtctattttgtTGTAGTGGTGACACCCTAACATAGATTTGCGAATAACACATTTGGATAATTAATTGGTAAGGTGGTCCATTTTCAATAATTAGAAAAACAcctaaatataatacaataaatatAGTACAATAATATCAATACAAAAATACTAAACAATATATAATAAGCTTATTTATACTggttcaataattaaaaaaaataaaaatttctcataaattccaactcaatggtctcatcttttacctacataaaaaatcataaaaaatatgttaaaataaagaaactatcaaaacaaaataaatctaATTGCACTATATGTTGCTATCTGCATCTAATAATAAACGGAAAAAAAAACATTCCATCAAAAAATATAACAGAAATATACCTGCACACTTTCTTTCAAACAACCTTCCTTTCTTACAAAAGTAAtacctta from Gossypium hirsutum isolate 1008001.06 chromosome D12, Gossypium_hirsutum_v2.1, whole genome shotgun sequence includes these protein-coding regions:
- the LOC107945438 gene encoding cytosolic purine 5'-nucleotidase isoform X4; the protein is MSVVIVSARKPEFFQMSHPLYEVVTGEGLMRPCFKTRTGLYSGESAQMVENSLNIHGDEILYVGDHIYTDVSQFKVHLRWRTALICRELEEEYKALIHSRGPRATVVELINQKEVVGDLFNQLRLALQRRTKGRPAQTLAATNMDDRELTENMQKLLIVMQRLQYSLLLAQLFAQLERSSWQGF
- the LOC107945438 gene encoding cytosolic purine 5'-nucleotidase isoform X2 yields the protein MSHPLYEVVTGEGLMRPCFKTRTGLYSGESAQMVENSLNIHGDEILYVGDHIYTDVSQFKVHLRWRTALICRELEEEYKALIHSRGPRATVVELINQKEVVGDLFNQLRLALQRRTKGRPAQTLAATNMDDRELTENMQKLLIVMQRLQYSLLLAQLFAQHAMSKVGEEFMAGVLDHLPSILAFTAPLPNSYDRIQPNTWSGAYQCWGKEREAHCIFYYLAMCIVIGKLN
- the LOC107945438 gene encoding uncharacterized protein isoform X3, which encodes MVENSLNIHGDEILYVGDHIYTDVSQFKVHLRWRTALICRELEEEYKALIHSRGPRATVVELINQKEVVGDLFNQLRLALQRRTKGRPAQTLAATNMDDRELTENMQKLLIVMQRLQYSLLLAQLFAQHAMSKVGEEFMAGVLDHLPSILAFTAPLPNSYDRIQPNTWSGAYQCWGKEREAHCIFYYLAMCIVIGKLN
- the LOC107945438 gene encoding cytosolic purine 5'-nucleotidase isoform X1, which produces MSVVIVSARKPEFFQMSHPLYEVVTGEGLMRPCFKTRTGLYSGESAQMVENSLNIHGDEILYVGDHIYTDVSQFKVHLRWRTALICRELEEEYKALIHSRGPRATVVELINQKEVVGDLFNQLRLALQRRTKGRPAQTLAATNMDDRELTENMQKLLIVMQRLQYSLLLAQLFAQHAMSKVGEEFMAGVLDHLPSILAFTAPLPNSYDRIQPNTWSGAYQCWGKEREAHCIFYYLAMCIVIGKLN